The Methanofastidiosum sp. sequence TGTATTTAGAGCAACGTTCGCTTCTTGACGGCGCCCCAGTCTTAATCTGTCCAGATGATATTCCAACTGCTATATCTGCTATCATTGTGTCTTCTGTTTCACCACTTCTGTGGCTTACAACAACTGAGTATCCATTTCTATATGCAAGACTTGCCGTATCCATAGCCTCTGTTAGAGAGCCTATCTGATTAACTTTTAATAGCAAAGAGTTGCATGCGCCTTTCTTTATGCCCATGGCTAATCTTTTCTTGTTAGTAACAAAGAGATCATCACCAACAATTTGGATTTTTTTCCCCAACTTTTTTGTTATTTCTGTAAATCCTTCGAAATCATCTTCGGCCATTGGATCTTCTAATGAAATTATAGGATATTTAGAACTTACATCTGCAAATAAATCTATTAGTTCTCCCGGACTCATTTTTTTCCCCATTGCATTGTATGTATTCGTTTTTTCATCATAAAATGTAGAAGAAGCAGTATCTAGTGCAATCTTAACAACATCTTTGTAAGATAGTTCTTCAAGAGTAGACATAATTACTTCAAGAGGTTCAAATATTTCCTTCATTGGAGGGGCATATCCTCCCTCATCTCCCACATTAGTTGAACTTTTCCCATATTTCTTAGCTATAATTTTTTTCATATGATGATACACTTCAGCACAAATTCTCAAAGCTTCTGAAAAAGAGATAGTGCCTACCGGCATTATCATGAATTCTTGGAAGTTAAGCTCGTTTCCAGCGTGTTCTCCACCATTTATTACATTCATCATAGGTACTGGTAAAACATAGGTGTTTAAACCTCCAATATACTGATAAAGAGGAATATTAATTGTATCTGCAGCACATCTTG is a genomic window containing:
- the eno gene encoding phosphopyruvate hydratase, which translates into the protein MLSAKDFEMFEIIDIKAREVLDSRGNPTIETEIITGGGYGSAIVPSGASTGKHEALELRDKNDRYNGKGVLNTVRNVNETITPLLIGMDIRKQREIDRIMIEEDGTENKSNFGANAILSVSLAAARCAADTINIPLYQYIGGLNTYVLPVPMMNVINGGEHAGNELNFQEFMIMPVGTISFSEALRICAEVYHHMKKIIAKKYGKSSTNVGDEGGYAPPMKEIFEPLEVIMSTLEELSYKDVVKIALDTASSTFYDEKTNTYNAMGKKMSPGELIDLFADVSSKYPIISLEDPMAEDDFEGFTEITKKLGKKIQIVGDDLFVTNKKRLAMGIKKGACNSLLLKVNQIGSLTEAMDTASLAYRNGYSVVVSHRSGETEDTMIADIAVGISSGQIKTGAPSRSERCSKYNRLLRIEEYLGESAKYAGKNFRIPF